In Alphaproteobacteria bacterium, a single genomic region encodes these proteins:
- a CDS encoding IS110 family transposase translates to MQASTQTSTICTPTREQSATFFVAIELSLKGWLVCIHSPDRDRLSHYDIGAGDCDKLLALI, encoded by the coding sequence ATGCAAGCATCGACTCAAACATCGACCATTTGCACGCCCACCAGGGAACAGTCTGCCACATTTTTCGTGGCGATCGAACTGAGCCTGAAAGGTTGGCTGGTGTGTATTCATAGTCCAGACCGTGATCGCTTGTCGCATTACGACATTGGTGCGGGTGACTGCGACAAGCTGCTGGCGCTGATC